One Pseudomonadota bacterium DNA window includes the following coding sequences:
- a CDS encoding ABC transporter ATP-binding protein, whose amino-acid sequence MIVVDDVAKYYGSHCAVRDLEFTIEEGECVGFLGLNGAGKTTTLRMLSCLLLPTSGRIEVRGLDVVDDSHEIRRLIGYLPDNPPLYAEMSVCEYLKFAGKLRGLSDSRCRQRLDLVLGECNLGGVENTQIASLSHGYRQRVGIAQAIIHDPSLLILDEPIQGLDPVQIVDMRAMIRNLRGRHTILLSTHILSEIEQTCDRILMMHEGRIAAEGSEEQLAERYGAGQGLELEARGAADTLREALDKLACVDHASVRETGEDSVLLATLRVADSEREAVSRAVIEAGLGLLGMRRVTTGLENIFVQLSKGAGSVKDPGSTTPGEVSS is encoded by the coding sequence ATGATAGTCGTCGATGACGTCGCCAAGTACTACGGTTCGCACTGCGCCGTACGTGATCTGGAGTTTACGATCGAGGAGGGCGAGTGCGTAGGGTTTCTGGGTCTCAACGGGGCCGGCAAGACCACGACGCTGAGAATGCTCAGCTGCTTGTTGCTGCCGACCTCCGGGCGGATCGAGGTGCGCGGGCTCGATGTCGTGGACGATTCCCACGAGATCCGGCGCTTGATCGGCTACTTGCCGGACAACCCACCGCTGTATGCCGAGATGAGCGTGTGCGAGTACCTCAAGTTCGCAGGCAAGTTGCGAGGTCTGAGCGATTCGCGCTGCCGACAACGCCTGGACCTCGTGCTCGGCGAGTGCAACTTGGGCGGGGTCGAAAACACGCAGATAGCAAGCCTGTCTCACGGCTATCGGCAGCGCGTGGGCATCGCACAGGCGATTATCCACGATCCGTCGTTGTTGATACTCGATGAACCGATTCAGGGGCTCGATCCGGTCCAGATCGTCGACATGCGCGCCATGATTCGCAATCTGCGTGGTCGCCACACGATTCTGCTTAGCACGCATATTCTGAGCGAGATTGAACAAACCTGCGATCGCATACTGATGATGCACGAGGGTCGCATCGCGGCCGAAGGGAGCGAGGAACAGCTGGCCGAACGCTACGGAGCAGGTCAGGGGCTAGAGCTCGAGGCGCGAGGCGCAGCCGATACGTTGCGCGAGGCGCTGGACAAGCTCGCCTGCGTTGATCACGCGAGCGTGCGCGAGACCGGCGAGGACTCGGTGCTCTTGGCCACGTTGCGCGTGGCCGATTCGGAACGGGAGGCCGTTAGCCGGGCTGTGATCGAGGCGGGTCTCGGCCTGCTCGGCATGCGTCGCGTGACCACAGGTCTCGAGAACATCTTTGTGCAGCTCAGCAAGGGGGCCGGGAGCGTGAAGGACCCTGGATCGACGACCCCTGGGGAGGTGAGCTCGTGA